The following DNA comes from Athene noctua chromosome 1, bAthNoc1.hap1.1, whole genome shotgun sequence.
TACTATACCAAGCACTCACCCAGTAACTATGACAGTTTAGACCCCATCTTGGAAATAAAACTTCATCATTTAGACAGTAATGAGCAGTGTGAGCCATGAGCTACTGGTATAGTTCTTATCGTCCATATGCTGTCAAATTAGAAAGAAGGAACACAGAGATGTCCAACATCCCACCACCTTTACTGCCATTTCTGTCTCTACTGCATCTTGTTCAAAACAAGCTTTGTACCCcctcttatttttgctgtttggaTAAGTGCTATGAATATGGTGGCCCATACCACCACATAGCATAGAGCTCagttaaaagcaaattaaagtaAATTCCCAGATGTTcttaagacaaaaataaaaatgcatcagCAGGCAGTATAATTCACAGGCAAAGGATGAAAACAGCAGAGAATACAAGGTACTCAAGTCTCAGTTCAGCTTCACGGGCTCATCTTCTCTTACTGCCATCTTCACCAACACAATGTCTACATAAAGACTGCTGCTTAATTATTAAACTTCAAATCTATACTCTGCCTTATTCTGCTAGGCTTCTTGTCATCATAAAGCTTGGGATTTTCAGCTCCTTTCCTGTAAAGTGCATGCATGCGTatgaaatatgtatatttttgtaGTTGAACAGTTAGTCAGAAAGTATTGAGTCCTCTGACAGGACCCAGCTCTGTATCTGAAAAGACAGTGACTTCTCTGCAATCATCTGctcacaggcagctctgctgtcttcctgtgccagctcacagcaTCAGCTGGCCTCGTCCCAGCATTCTAGTGCACTGAGCATACTCACACTCAACTTCTCCATTTCCCTCCAAGGACAGTGCTGAGCCTACACACAAAGCAACCCTACCCTGCAGAGGTCCTAACTAACGAGGTTCACTACTACATGGCAGGAATAGAGCTGCTTTGTCCTGGTCTGGATGATGTCAGCCCCTTTACCGTCTTGAATGCCCCCTCTTATATCAGCTCAACTCCACTGCAGCACAACAAGCTTCACAATCTCAACACATTATTGTGTTTGTTAAACTGTGCCAGAGACAGGTGGCACAGGCAGAACAACAGTAGAAAACTGTCACTTCATCAAAGCAAGCTacctgccagggctgggcaccaCACACAGGAATGCAACATGCAGCAAGGTGCCCTTGAATTTAAAGTACAGTGCTTATTCTAATTCAAATACTTGCACAGCTCACTCTAGCTTCAGGTACTTTGATTAAATTCTTCACTGGCATGCTAAAGCGTACATagcaatttttaattatttcatatcTGATTACATATACTCAGGCTAGTAACTGAGCAGAGGATGTCCAAGCTCCTGAACCCTGGAGgagtcaaaattattttccctacTTCTGCACTAGACTTCATCAAAAGAATCTGAGTATAAGCAGCTCCCAATAAAGACATTTCTCTTGAAACATTAACTCTATCCCTGGGAGGCATTTCAAGTTTCAGAACAGTACTCCTACGCACCTGAGACTTTTAAGAGCAGCTTAACAGTAAAAACATCACATACCACATATTTAGTAAGGAAAGGTTATTTGAAAAAACTCTCCTAGACACTTCTAAACTCGAACAACTAACTCGTTGCATAGCTCCTGACAATgtatacagatttaaaaaagaaaagagctaaGTATTCATGCATATTTTAAACACCTATGAAATATTTGTCATGAGAAATCTGtactttttggggaaaaaaagctgcttcCCAACACAACGGGACACAGGTGGAAGGCAGAACAtggacaaaatattttaagaaatctgCCAAAGGCAATGTGGTTCATCAACAAGTGTGGAGCTGTGTTGGTATTTGCCATGAGCTAATATTAGACTACCTACATTCTGAGATTGCTGCTGCGTAACAAACCATTGTCTCTAGTCCACTACCCCTCTCACAGACATCTTAGAGATGCaacttttcaatttatttttgaacCACTGCTTCTTTCAAAGGCTGACACTGCTGAACAGATGAACTGCAGGCCAGATGCACTGTGTACTTTTTGGGTATTTAATGACAcaagagaaggaaggggggggggggggaggaataaaCCAGAAGAAACACTAAAtgtcaatttcttttttttagaaggaaaaaatcagGAACTTCTTCCTCAAATCATACCAAATTCCagcaaaacacagaagagaaagcaaaatgtgACAGTAATTAGGCCATGTTGGGTACAGCTAACTACGCTGCAGTCCTCTTAGGCTTCTGTTTCCCAtcccttcagctctgctgcacACAGAATTTATACTCACTTGCAGGTTGaggagtgggagaggaggggCAGCTAGGCCATAACACAGCCTCTGTGCAACACACATATGGCAAAACTGTAAACAAATCCAGTAAGTTTATGCACTCAGTGCCACGACAACTTTTAACCAGAAGTCTATTCTTAAACCACACAATGtgggaataaaaaataaagcacaaattcATCAAGGTTGAGAACAGTAACCCAAAACTACATGTGAACTCACCCACAACAGCAAACCCGTAAATTAACAAACTGACACATGGGAGAGTTGCTTCCTGCACCACTGGTGCATTGGACTGTGCAAGAAgcttcagatctttctttttcataGGTCCAAAAGATGGAAGATGGAAAGTTTTGAAAGAGAAGGAGAACACAAGCTCGAATCTGCTCTTTACCAAACTAAAGTGAAGGGTGATCCTTCTGCCCATCTGTGTGCAGAACTCTGTATCAGCTGGACATACTTTCTGTACCGTGACTAAGCCACGGCAGGACATTGCTCCTGCAAAAGCAAAGCATAAAGACAATCACTTCACTGCTGCACTTTCACATTGCTGCAAGTGAAGCTCATTTCTTCTAAGACTTACTGCCAGAGAGTGAAGGCACCTTAACAGACCACATGTGCAGTCTGCCTTATGACACAAAGTATACTGGCTTAGCTTTTAACTACTCAAAAACAGCTTTAACACAACATAATGCAACTAAAATTATCTCCTTTAGTCCCTAAACttcagaatagaaaaaaaaaaaaaaaaaaaaaaagaccctgaaGGGAACTgaacatttatttcagtaaaagcTGGAGCGGGGGAAGTACTCACCCATCTGAGGGAAACCAATGCAAGAGAATCTTCTCTAGCTGATAAAACagtacagaagaagaaaacaaaaatagagtCAGGTGCTTCCTACAGCAGAAATCGAAGCACCAGGGGAATGTGGCACAACAGAGCAGCCTACTGCCTCTTGCAAACCACAGTCAGTGCAACTTTTCACTTGGGTGTTCACATCCCAATGTTTAtcaccctgcagctgcagccagcccgAGCACCCAAACAAGAATGAGCACAGGCTCGCTGGTAACACAAACACCTCTTTCCAGCATACCCCTGCCGGACAGAGCTGCCCACCATGCTCTGAGGAAAGGCCTTCCAGCCTGTGGCAGCGGAACAGTTTGGCTGCCTCTTCTCCAGGAGGCAAACTCTGAAAAGCCTGAGTGAAAGCAGAACACAGACCAACACATAGATGCTATGGCAAACCAGTTGGATGGCTAACGGCCCAAAACTCAACTGAGCTGCTGTTATCCACCTCTGTAAACTGCTAAGTTAGAGGTATGACTTGATTCCAGCTGCCCTCACAAGGTGTGACCTCCTCTGTAGGGTCAAGATGTCAGCCACTCTCTTCAGATAAAGTGAGACACAGCTATAAAACGTCACCCTTCTGACCCTCCCCCAAGGAGACAGCAAGCTGAGAGGCAGCTCACAGCATACAGCTTTTCCAATCCCAGCCTCAGCATCTGCCTCATTTCCATCCAAACTCAGAATTACTTTTGTACTCCCTCTTTAGCTAAGGGGGGCACTGTCTATCCACTTGCTTCTTATGGTACATTCATATCATAAttcaggtgggaagggacctctgtaATTGTGTTCattatttttcccaaaataaagTACTCTTGCCTAGGAGAGTTCAAAATCCTAGTTACTCTCTTCCAGAAACTGCACACCCTTTTctgaaccttttaaaaatatatatgtcacTGAATTTCAATGAGGTTTCACTAAACTTGAAAACAGTCTAAGTGACTCATCCTGCTGAAGCATGCTCCAGAGTTGTTTTGCTAATGATAAAGCCACTGAAGAGTTTTCAACACTGGTTAGTCCTTTTAAGATACTCCTTAATTCTAAAATATTAAGCACATTTTCATAGATTTATATTTCTATAGTATGGTCGAGGCAGGATTTGCAGCTCACTGCATTTAAGAGGTATTTGGAATGATCACAAATAGTATTCATTCACCTAAAGAGGAAAGAccaaatatttcatagaatcatagaatggtttgggttggaagggaccttaaagcatCTAgctccaaccctcctgccatgggcagggacaccttccactacaccaggctgctcaaaggcctgtccaacctggccttgaacactgccggggagggggcagccacagcttctctgggcaacctcccTCACAGTGAAGAGCTTCTTCCTAACTGCTAATATTTAAAGATATTATTAATCTACACACTGAAAATCATAGCAGGTCCCTCCCTGTGATTACTTCACCCATCACACTAACCTTTGTAAATACCTACACACTACTGCAAATGCATTCAGCTGAGAAAAAACATGACTCTAGCAGAGAAGGTATTTTTCACAGACGTTATCTTTAGCACTAAATAAGGATCACCTACCTAGATTACTTTTACAGTCAGTGAAGAAAGACATCCCCACAAACAAATCTGACACTGGCTACATCCGAACTGCAGGACTTTGTTGCTTCTGGAACCACCTGCACATCCCGCAAATTCCTGACTGCACGCCATGAGGAGACTGAAACATTACTGTTCCCTTCCTAACACACATCTTTGCTTCAGGGCAAAACAAATGAGGCACAAGACCTACCAAACTCTCCATAGCGTGCTGCCAGTCAGAGACCTGGAGCTAGTGAGTGCTCTACAGAGAACCTGTAGTGATCTGCTTCTCTGAATGGCTCTTTCAAAGGTCAGATCTTTTTTTGAGTAGACAAAGAGAAAACATAGGAAATTAGGCTTCTTTACCTATTAGCTTTTGTGAATACTCTCATCCCACCAAAGATGTCTGTTGCAGTGACAGAGTTCAGAGATTTTACTCCATTTTAACAAAGGCTAAAACCTCTCTTGATACATACAGCGTTGTTCTGCAAAGCTCTTAAATAGGCACATTATTATTTTAGACAGCaagtaaaatacagaaacattgcTATTGCGTTAATAAAATATGGTAAGTACAGGCATAAATGAAGCCGTGTATTCAAGTGAATCAAACTTCTCATTTCAAATGTAGCTAGTTTCTATCACTTTCAGATTGACTACTACCCAAggcaatataaataaaatgggGATTTCCACAAAACCAGACTATGCTCTACAGCAAATACATTTACATTGTGCTTATTAAAAACTTCTGCATAACCCAAGATGCATATTGTTGCAGATACCTTTGCATATAAACATTAACCAAAAAACATGCTTTCATTATaccacaaacatttaaaaatgtattttaaaaagatatcTAGTATAACAGCCCAGTTTGACCACACTGGAAATATTATAAAAGCTTGACTGTTGAAAGGTAGTAGAAATATCAGTTCACGGACACCGCATGTATGTGAAATATTAAGTATGACCAATAAAAGAGATGAGAGCTAGCTAGATTACGTCACTGTTTCCTGCCTGTGAAGAGAAGCTATTTTAGCTAAGTAAAGCTGAGCAGAGGAAGTCTAAACCTTCTACAGATTTGGGGCTATGAAAGGAGCATCTCTGAAGAAACTTTGTAGGGCACAAAAGGTGAGTAACAAGCCATTATGCTATGCTAACCAAGTAACTTGGATTTTATGTTGCTAAGATAAGACTTTCTTCAGAAGCTAAATGTGAGCATTAATTCTAGAAGTAATGAAAAGCTATTTAATTCTTTAATGCACTTTCAAAGTATCAGCAGTATTctataaataacatttaaagcaaaacaacagCATCTGTAAAAGCATAGTACCATAAATACTGTTGTTTAGGATCTTAACAATAAATTTAATAATATGCAATAACTAAAAGCATTGGTAAGTATGTTATCactaaaggaaaaatgtttgttttcattaaactAAACCAAGAGAAGATCTTGTTGATTGGTCTCTCTGTGCTTCACAGAAAGCCATGTCCTCCTCAGGAAAATGTGAACAAATTTAAGGGAcagccaaagaaaaaaagggaCTGGGAAGAGAGATATATACACACAATCCTTTAAATGGAGTCACTGTTGCCTAACTCATAGTATGAATCTAGAGGAAAAGACTTCATTCTGCTTTTGTTGTGAAAGTGTTTGTTCTCATACACAGCACCTAGATTGACTTCACAATTCACAATTCACATTAGACATTCAGGACCTCAGCTACCATTACgaaattaaaacaaattgctaaaacaaacagacaaacgtCAGAGTAGTCATTCAGAATTAATGCAGACATCCAGAAATCAGTGACTCCAGGGGCTCTTCAGCAAGCGCTTTAATCAATACCAGTAAGTAAGTGTTCCCATTATGAAAAACAGCAACTAGGGCAAACCCATCCACTCAGAGGCACCCAAAGATCTACTTGGGCTGACGTGAGAAATAACAACCTGAACTCCATGCAGACAAGTACTGATGAAACAGCAGAACATCTGCACTCATGTATAAATGCAGATAGGTAACTACACACTTAAAAACCCCTCATTATTTCTTAcctaaataaatgttaaattttaGATTCTGAAAAATTAGATTTAGGAGAAATACCTAATTATAACACTGACATGCATTTAGACACACAAAGTTTGAAAACAATgtcttcaacaacaacaacaaaaacccccttTTTGTTACAGTAGGTCCATTCTTTGATATATCTCAAAACTGGCACAAACTTGAAATAACCAGCAAACAAGGCATGAAACCACAGGTTTTCCCAATAGAAGCTCATGCCAGATTCAGCCTCCTCTCTTCCCTTCAACACCAGCCTACTGGTTATTTCAGAAACAGGACCTGACCAGAAACAATTACAGCCACTGCAAGtccaaaggagagaaaagaaaaccaaaaccatgcTGTTTATTAGCACTCATTTATAAAAAGTGAATTCTTCTACCTATCCTATACATTACTACTCAATTTGCCTGCTAAATCAGTCAGGATCTTGAGATAGCTAGTCATGCACTGTGTCATACACAACCACtatcaagagagaaaaaaaaaaccacaacaaaagagcaaaaaacactttaaatggcggggtggtgggggtggtggggggtgtgtgtgttaagCAGTATTTGGACAATTTCATGCACCAGTAATGAAAGCAGGACAATATGTGAGATAATATTTCAACTGTGCTACAAGCATGCGCTACAAAAATTTTCAGGCATATGCCATCTACCTTTCAATAAGGTCTACTATcactattgtttttattttcagtgttcttcACACAATGAGGTATTTTAGAGGCATTCATACAGATGCCCTCCAAACCTCTTTTTGTCGGTATTATACAGATAGCTTTTCCCATACAAAACAAATTCTGTTACATGTTCTAATGGCCTCATCTGATCAGAAAACACACCTTTTTGTTTTGtacagctaaaaaaaataatctttgtgaCATAAGTTTAGAGCTAGGTATTCGTATGCATAATTTTTTGTTGTATCTGTAAACTGGAGAAttgtaaaaaaatcagaaatcaaatATTCATGTTTCAAGGCAGAAACTAACCTGAAAAAAGATTTAATAGGTCATACTTGGGTTAGTTACTCCATGGATACTCTGCTCAAAAGCAGCTGATATTTGCCAGTGTCGAACCAGGATACTCGATTAACACACACTGGTTCAATCCCCTACATATTCCTGTATCACTGAAAAATGTACCTAGTAACATTACAGTGAAAACATAAACCAGACAAGCAATAacaatatggggtttttttaatgcattctcCACTTCTGGAGATAAAACACACAGGAACTATACAGTCTTTTGCTCTTGAGAAAAGTTTTGGTGCCTAACTGATACTGTAGGAGTTACTTGGCTGGCTGTCACAAGCAGGAAGATCAGACAAACAACTAattgtttcctcctcctcctcctcctcctcttcacaaAGCTGCCACAGGGCTGGGTAAAAGGCCAAACAAGAAGAACCCTCCCATGCAAAGTCATGAAACTGTGATCACAGCAAGAGCCAGGAAAGCAGGGGGCTGTGGGATAACTGAAACACCCATGCAAACACCAGGTAAGGTCTGACATCCTCAAGTGGCTCCCAAGTAAACCAGGGGACGTCTTTCAGCTCTCATCACCCAAGTCTGCATAATGACATTTCAGATGACCAAGAAGCTGAGAGAAGCAACACAACTGTGCTCTGGAGCAGCTGGCTACCAGCCAGCAACTTTCCCCCACCAACAAACACTGTTCACATAGTGCCTGGTTGGAGACTGGGCTGTTTCCCATCTTTTTGCTTTCTAAATAGGAAATCTATTCATCTATTCACCTCATTCATATATCAGGTGATTGGTTCTGATGCCGTGGGATTAAATACTGTATTAGAAGTTATGTAGCAAAACAGCTTTTTAGTGTCTTTTATGACAACAGCATGCAGACATTCTTTTGGGAGCCAAGTAGATCCTAGACAGATAAAATGCAAACTCAATACTTCACTTTCCATATCCAAATGTCACTACATGGTACactcatttaattattttcataactATTTTTAGACATTACTTTTTCAACAGAGACaatctgaagaaatattttcttcagaaaatatctCTCTTACCTCAATTACAGCTGTTTCAATCTAATTATCAGCTACTGAATAACACTCAAAGTTGCTGGTCACTCTTGACTTTCTGATTCCTTATGTAAGAAATctcttaaataattaaaaatatttaattaaaactagCTTACAAATAACTATTTCTTACAAGTCTGATAGTACATGTACCTCCTTCAGAGCACAATAATGTATTTGTAGTCAGAAAAAGCAACAAGGCTAGCACATTTTCACAGCTGAACAATACAATCTCATTACTAAACCCCATTCCACAACAAtcctcttgtttgtttttaaaagaaagtttttatttatctGAGAATaacttttcatattttatttatttttaggatatTTATGGCGTGCAACAACTATTCCTAAATTCAATTAAAATACGATGTCTGGAGATCACCACCCTGAAGAATACAGGATTGCATCACTGGTCTTCTACAGTTTTGTATTCACAGTGGGATTGTTGGTGAATGCCACTGCACTATGGGTTTTCAGCTGCACTACGAAGAAGCGAACAACTATAACTGTATATATGATGAATGTGGCATTACTTgacataatttttatattttccttgccttttcGGATAATCTACTATGGGAAAGAAACGTGGCCTTTTGGAGATACATTCTGTGGGGTTATCAGTGCTTTCACTATATTTTATCCAGCCATTGCTCTGTGGTTGCTCACTTTTATAAGCGTAGACAGATTTATGGCTATTGTTCAGCCCAAACATGTCAAAGaactaaaaaatacaaaaaaagctGTGCTGGCTTGCACTGGAATCTGGGTAATGACCCTCGCAACAACATCCCCATTGCTGTTTTTACAGTCTGATCCAGACAAAGCCTTGAATTTCACTACCTGCATGAAAATGCTTGATATCATCCATTTAAAGGAAGTAAATACATTGAACTTTTCtcgcttgatttttttctttttgattcccTTGTTTATCATGATGGGGTGTTACCTAGTCATTATTTACAATTTTATCCATGGCAAGACTTCTAAACTGAAGCCTAAGGCCAAGGAGAGATCCATAAGAATTATAGTTACTCTGATTGCTCAAGTACTTGTCTGCTTTGTACCCTTCCACATTTGCTTCGCCTTCCTGATGCTGCAAAATGAAGATACAACTTACAATCCCTGGGCAGCCTTTACCACCTTTCTCATGAATCTCAGTACGTGCTTGGATGTTATACTGTACTATATTGTTTCTAAACAATTTCAGGCGAGAGTCATCAGTGTAATTCTTTATCGCAATTACCTTCGAAGTGTGCGCAGGAAAAGTTTTCGAACTGGAAGTGTAAGATCACTCACTAATATGAACAGTGAAATggtataaaaagagaaaaaaagtcaggGACTTTTATAATgtaaataagtgatttttttttttccctgaattctAGCATTTTGACTATGCTGAAGAATGTTCTATAGCTATAATAGAAGCAACACATACATTTGTTGAACTGTAAATGTGAGAGAAGCAGAATAATTGCACCTCTTTATATCTGCTTATGTAAATCTCAGATGGACTAAAACCTAGTACCAGTGTTAATTAAGCTTTTCAATGCTTGTCATCTCAAAAAATTGTGAATGTTGTCAGACACAAAAAAGTGACTATTAGTATAATAAAGCAGACAACACTGAAGAATTATTATGCAATGCatatatgatttttttatatttgcaCAAGCAAATGCTCCTGAAACTACTGTATATCCCACACTTCTAAAATTAGCTTCATTCTCTCAGATCAATGTTAGCATGACTTAAAGAGAAAGCATATTTCATTCAACTAAAAACTTCTTTGATGTAGATTTCTTTGTAACTGACAACATTCTGCTGTCACTGATAAAAATACCATCAAAAGGTGTAATAGTCGAACAGTTCATTAGTTCCCTGTGGGTATGATGTGCACATTTATCACACCCTACTCTTGCGCAAAGTATCAtttcacacagacaaaaatacagaatttgacCAGACACGGTAGCAGTCTATGTCCCAGCAACAAACTTCAAGGTAGCAAATATAATGAGTAACTGCAGTAGCAATGAAGCTCTCAACTCCTTTTGAATACTCACACATTACAAAATATATATCTTCATAACACCAAAcatatgttttttcttccttactaAATCAGCCTTTAGCTACTTTCAAGTAGAAATTTAAAAAGCCTAATATGGTGTTTAATAGTAAAAATCTTGCTCCAAAAGCTTTTCTTATTGACTCAGAGTGTGCGACACATGGAAACTCAAGTCTGTATGAGGCTGATCTCACCTGTCAGAAGCTTAACCACAAAGGCTCTGCAAGCTCTACAGTTCTATTGTAACATTTCTTACCAACTGCAGAAATCTCAAATACAGGCTATGCAGAACTGAACCACTAAATACCTTTAATCTTTAAGAACTTCAAATGCAAGTGCTAAACAGAGTAACATTCTCTCGTGCTCAATTTTTGAAACACAAGCATACAAAATACCAGTATGAAATGCATGTAACTGCATATGCATTTTAAGGTGAACATAAAGATAAGAATTACAGTTGTGCTGCTTTGTGATTTAAGAAAGAAATCAGCACCAGCTGgatttcagttttcaga
Coding sequences within:
- the GPR18 gene encoding N-arachidonyl glycine receptor, yielding MSGDHHPEEYRIASLVFYSFVFTVGLLVNATALWVFSCTTKKRTTITVYMMNVALLDIIFIFSLPFRIIYYGKETWPFGDTFCGVISAFTIFYPAIALWLLTFISVDRFMAIVQPKHVKELKNTKKAVLACTGIWVMTLATTSPLLFLQSDPDKALNFTTCMKMLDIIHLKEVNTLNFSRLIFFFLIPLFIMMGCYLVIIYNFIHGKTSKLKPKAKERSIRIIVTLIAQVLVCFVPFHICFAFLMLQNEDTTYNPWAAFTTFLMNLSTCLDVILYYIVSKQFQARVISVILYRNYLRSVRRKSFRTGSVRSLTNMNSEMV